In Rutidosis leptorrhynchoides isolate AG116_Rl617_1_P2 chromosome 2, CSIRO_AGI_Rlap_v1, whole genome shotgun sequence, one genomic interval encodes:
- the LOC139891977 gene encoding RING-H2 finger protein ATL46-like translates to MMGLVEESLFSRHTNVKVSWMKYQIYKEDGVNVISSTPSSSSSSLSSSSSSSSSSSSYSSISPPFSVTFHNTSTPSSSSGTKISPAVLFIIIILAVLFFISGLLHLLVKFLTKHKSSPSSPQSNRFPDGSPSDALQRQLQQLFHLHDSGLDQTFIDALPVFMYKEVVGVSEPFDCAVCLCEFSEIDKLRLLPTCSHAFHINCIDTWLLSNSTCPLCRNTLFDPGFSMDNPIFNFDDPRETEENAISARLKTIEPEQTVVEKGVFHVRLGKFRKISEGENDNVGETSSSNLDARRCYSMGSYAYVVGETNLRVPLQRDLQDTHFIKDVERIQQCEDIEGKRINIGAKTDSFSVSKIWLWSKKRKFATSDENQMRNPSSVDMELPRKGRLQGT, encoded by the coding sequence ATGATGGGGCTTGTAGAGGAAAGTCTGTTTTCTAGGCATACAAATGTTAAAGTTTCTTGGATGAAATATCAAATCTATAAAGAAGATGGTGTTAATGTTATTTCATCtaccccatcatcatcatcatcatcattatcatcatcatcatcatcatcatcatcatcatcatcatattcatcgATTTCGCCACCTTTTAGTGTTACTTTTCATAATACATCAACCCCTTCATCATCTTCAGGTACTAAAATAAGCCCTGCAGTTCTtttcattataataatattagcAGTATTGTTCTTCATATCTGGGTTACTGCATTTGCTTGTTAAATTCTTGACAAAACACAAATCTTCACCAAGTTCTCCTCAATCGAATCGATTTCCAGATGGTTCACCATCTGATGCACTTCAAAGACAACTTCAACAGCTTTTTCATTTACATGATTCTGGTTTAGATCAAACGTTTATCGATGCATTACCTGTTTTCATGTATAAAGAAGTAGTGGGTGTTAGTGAACCGTTCGATTGTGCTGTTTGTTTGTGTGAATTTTCAGAGATTGATAAATTGAGATTACTCCCAACTTGTAGCCATGCGTTTCATATAAACTGTATAGATACTTGGCTTTTATCGAATTCAACTTGCCCTCTTTGTAGAAATACACTTTTTGACCCTGGGTTTTCAATGGATAACCCGATATTCAATTTTGATGACCCGAGGGAAACAGAGGAAAACGCGATTTCAGCTCGTTTAAAAACAATTGAGCCTGAACAAACTGTAGTTGAAAAAGGGGTGTTTCATGTGAGACTTGGTAAGTTTAGAAAAATAAGTGAAGGTGAAAATGATAATGTAGGTGAGACTAGTAGTAGTAATTTAGATGCACGAAGATGTTATTCGATGGGTTCTTATGCGTACGTTGTTGGTGAGACGAACCTGCGGGTCCCACTTCAGAGAGATTTACAAGATACACACTTTATAAAGGATGTAGAAAGAATTCAACAATGTGAAGATATTGAAGGGAAAAGGATTAATATTGGTGCAAAAACTgatagtttttcagtttcaaagatTTGGTTATGGTCTAAGAAAAGAAAATTTGCAACTTCGGATGAAAATCAAATGCGTAATCCGTCTTCAGTTGATATGGAATTACCTCGAAAGGGAAGATTGCAAGGTACATGA